Part of the Ignatzschineria larvae DSM 13226 genome, AGAGTCGTATGATGTGGTCAAAGCGCATGCAGATGAGCTAAAACGTAATCCTAATCGTGGCGTATGGCTTGAGGGACATACGGATGATCGTGGATCTCATGAGTACAATATGGGGCTTGGCGAACGTCGAGCGAATAGTGTGAAATCATTAATGCTACAATCTGGTGCTAATCCCAATCAGATTCGCGTACGAAGCTATGGTAAGGAGATGCCGGCAGTTTCAGGATATGATGAAGCGGCTTGGGCGCAAAATCGGCGGGTAGAGATTGTTTATTAATTTAATTTATTATTAATTTTAATTGAATGCAGTTAAAGCACTTATAGCGCTCTGAATATTCTCTATTTCAAAGCGATAAGTGCTTTTCTGTTGACGTATAGGAAAAATGTGTGGTTAAACAGAAGAGCTTAGGGTTATACAAACGGATTTTGTCGTACTCTTTCCAATATCCTTTGATCGTAGTGACGGCGCTGACATGTGTCATTCTCGGAGGGTTTTCTGAAGCGGGGTTATTCTGGCTTTTAAAACCAATATTAGATCAAGGTTTTGTTGAGAAAAATTCACTCTTTATTAAAATGATGCCGTGGATGGTAGTGGGTGCCTTTATCTGTATGAGTGCACTTAATTTTGCTGGAAGCTTTGGTATGCAGTGGGTTTCACAGCAAGTGATTACAAAGTTGCGCCTGCAGATGTACGATAAGATTCTTCATCTACCGCAAAGAGATTATGATCAACATTCAACGGGCTATTTTATGTCAAAACTCACTTTTGATATTGCCCAGTTAATGGCCGTGAGTTCAATGACGCTTGTCTCTATTATTAAAGATAGCGCTGTGATTTTAGGGCTCATTATTGTTATGTTTGTCAATGATTGGGTCATTACCTTAATGGTCTTCTTGATGGCACCAATACTTTATCTTATTTTGAGGTATGTTTCTCGGCGTTTACGAGGGATTGCCCGCACGATGCAAGGACATATGGGTGAATTTAACCATGTGCTTGAGGAAGGCATTCGGGGGCAAAAAGAGGTTAAACTCTTTAATGCTTATGAACAGATGAATAACCGTTTTCGTAAAGTGAATCATCATCTTCGACATTTGAGCATGAAAAGCTTAGTGGCAAGCCAATTAGCAAGCCCGATTTCTCAAGTATTTCTGGTTATTTTTATCGCAATGGTGATCTGGTATGCTTCAAATCAAGCCACAGAAGATGCAATTACAATCGGCAGTTTCTTGTCATTACTAGCTGCAATGGTTGGGATGTTAACGCCTATTAAACGTTTAGTCAGTATGAATGAGTCTCTGCAACGAGGGGCTGCTGGTGCTGAAGGGGTTTTTGGAATTTTAGATGCCGAACCTGAAGAAAATCATGGAACGATGATCTTACCGAAAGTCAATGGACATATTGTTTATAACAATGTGAAATTCCAATATGAACGCAGTGAACAATTAGCCTTAAAAGGGATTGATCTTGAGATTTTACCAAAAGAAACGGTTGCGCTAGTAGGTGCATCGGGGAGTGGTAAGAGTACTTTTGCGAATCTTCTTTCGCGTTTCTACTCTGTCACCGAGGGTGAGATTTTATTAGATGGGCATCGGATTGAAGAGATTGAGTTGATGGATTATCGTAGCTATATTAGCTATGTGGGTCAGCATGTGATTCTTTTCGCCGATACGATTGCGAATAATATTAATTTTGGTAATACGCACTGTACTCGAGCGGATATCGAGCGAGCGGCAAAGCTTGCCAATGCGGCTGATTTTATAGAAGCCTTGCCACAAGGTTATGACACCGTAATTGGTGAAAATGGTGCGAAGTTATCTGGTGGACAGCGTCAACGGATTGCTATTGCGAGAGCTTTATTAAAAGATGCGCCAATTCTCATTTTTGATGAGGCAACGAGTAGCTTAGATAATGAGAGTGAATACGCGATTCAAAAAGCATTAAAAAGTATTAGTGCTGAAAAAACAACAATTATTATTGCACATCGATTATCAACAATCGAACATGCGGATAAAATTGTGGTGTTTAATCAAGGGGAGATTGTGGAAATTGGTCGGCATGAAGAGCTACTTGAAAAAGGTGGTTTTTACGCTAAGCTTTATCGTGTGGATAAGCAAGAAGAAGCGGTTTAAAGCGATTGTATTGGAATAGCGTAATAACTTTTTGTATTAAAAATCCCACAATGTTGGAAATTTGATGCAAAAATGTATCAATTCTAATAAAAATAAGATATGATTAACCCGTTAGTTTGTATTATTTGAAGGTAACTTGTTACAACTGTCTGTAATACATTTATTTTAATTCGTAATTAAGTGGAGACTTATATGAAAAAGCAATTAATTATTGCTGCATTAGCAGGTCTATTCGCGACTTCTACAGCTGTAGCGGCGACAGATTCGTTAATTGATAGACAAGGTGATTTTGTTAAAGACCGTCAAGGTGAGTGTGTATTAGTAAAAGATGGTGTTCCTGGATGTGGCGTTGTAATCCAAGATCTTACTTTCTCAGCAGATACTTTCTTTGATTTTGATAAAGCAACACTTCGTCCACAAGGCCGTGAGTTACTTAACAAAGTAGCCGCTGAGCTTGTTAAAAACGAAAATGGTGTAAAATCAATCAGCCTTACTGGTTTCACTGATTCAGTAGGTAGTGCTGCTTATAACCAAAAATTATCACTTCGTCGTGCAGATTCAGTACGTGATTATTTAATTGAAAGAGGCGTTAGCCCATCATTAATCACAGCTCAAGGTGATGGCATTAGCTATACATTTGATAATGCAACTGCAGAAGGCCGTGCTAAAAACCGTCGTGTAGATGTTAAAATCGAAGCTGTAAGAAAAGTAAACGTAGACTAATCTAATTACATGATTTAATTCTATTTTTATATAGTCTGAAAGAATAAAAAAGCACTCTGAGATCGGAGTGCTTTTTTGCTATTCGCTATTTCAACTTTAGATAATAGTTATTATTATCGTCTGTTGAAATATGTGCTCTATTTACATATATAAAAATGTAAAAATAAAAAAGGATGCGCCCCGTAGTAGTCGGTTGCAAATTGCCAAGACTCTTGAACGCGTAGGTTCAAGTGGATACTGCATAAATCACATTAGGCTTCTGAACTAAATCAGCTTGCACACCGTGACCTAATAACAGCTAACTCCAAAGTATCATATTTAGGATCAAGAGGTGTATGACAATAAAAACGCTCGTACATAACAGGAACGCATCAACAATAGTCTTACATAGATTAGGCTATTTTTCAAATGGAGATTGCGCGATAAAGAGGGCATAAACGCTTTTTGGCTGAGGATTATTCAATATTTCCATCGCTCGTAGAAAAGAACTTCCTGTTGTAATTACATCATCAATAAAGAGAATTGATGGTGTTTCTAGATTATCTATTTGATTTTGATCTAAACATTTTGAAAGGAGGGGCTTGTTAAGGATAAAGCTATTGTGATGATTATCTAAGCGCTCATCAAAAGAGAGGTGGGCTTGCGGCAGGGAAAATGCTCTTTTTTGTAAAATTTGGTCACTATAGTGTTGTTGGTACTTTCTTGCTAATGCTTTGCTAATGAGCGCAGGAGGATTAAATCCTCTTTGTGCTACGCGAATTCGATCGCTCGGCATTGGAATAATCAGTGTATTAGCCGGGAGCTGTTGTAAGAATTGCCCGGCATATTGTTCGGTGAGGGTAGTGAGTGTTTCACTTAAGTAGGGCTTTAATTGATATTTAAAGCTCTTAATCAATTGCTTGATCGGTCCACTATATTGACAGCAGATTGCGACATCCGCTAAATAAGGATAGAGCCTTTTGCAAAAATGACACAGAAATAGGCCTTCTGTATCGCAAAAGATACATTTCCGTTCAGCGGGTTGAATGTCGCCGGCACATTGTGGGCATAGATGAGGGATGATGGTTGTTTTAAGACGATGTGAACAGTTATTGCAATAACGAGGTAGGAGGTAGTCTAGTAGCATCTATAATGTATCTCTAAGGTCGTTAGATTATTCGATTTTCAGACGCGTATGATCTCTCTATTCACTATTACCTGTTTGTAGTGCTGTAATCTCAATGGTTATTGGATCGTGATCTGAAAACCGATAAGGATACTTAAGATTAGTATTAAGATGATGGACTTGGGGATTTTGATAACTGATCGTTTTAGGAATCAATATGTAATCGAGCACAATAGGGCACTGTTTATAATGGGTGGTATAGAGTTTGCCATTATAACTTTGCCACATAGAGATGAGTCGCTCGCCGGTTAGAATTTTGAGCGTATCGCTGTTAGGCGTATCGTTAAAATCGCCGAGTACAATGATAGGATGCTTATTATTTTTTTCATAAAAAGAGCGAATTGCAGATGCTTGCTCATTACGCTGTCGTTTGGCAATCCGTTTTTCCTGTTTAGTGGGCATCATCTGTGATTTAAGGTGGCAATTAATCAGTGTTAATGGGCCTAAGTCCGTCATAGCTGTTAATAGAAGCGGTTTTCGTGAAGGTCTGTAGGTACATTCAAGATTGCCTTCAAAAGCGCTTACATCGCCAATATGGTTGTGATAATTACAGATTGTAATATGATCTTTGACCAAAAAGGCCGGGCGAATATTGAGATCTTGCGCGCCACCGCTACTATTTTGTCTTGGTGGAATATCAATATAGCGATAGGTCGTTTGAGTGGATGTTTTTATGGCATCAATAATGATATCGGCAACAATCGCAATGGCTTCCCCTTCGATATTAAGCGTTTGTGAGCCAATCTCTTGTAGGGCAATAATATCGGGAAGTTGTAAATCTTCAGTAATCGCTTTGATAAGGTGCGCAATTTTATCAGGGTGCGAATTTTCATGAAGATTGTGTAGATTGCAAGAAGCAATGGTTAATGTTGTCGCTGGGGGCATGGGCATAATGATCGATTTGTATTACGGAAAGAGCTTGGCATGCTATTGTGATTGATAGAGGGGCAAAAGTGAGCGAAGTAGTGCAATCTGCTGCTCATTGCCGGCTGTTTCTGCTTCTTGTAGCAGTGTATTGAATTTGGCTTGATATTCATTGATGAAATAAGTTCTTTTGAGTCGAACATAGTTTTGCCATTGTGTCTGCTCATCAGTATAGAGGGTTGCAAAGAAATTCCGCGCCCGATAGATAAAGAGTAGAGGCTCTAGGCGAGGATCATGAAAATTGAACTCAAAATCACGAAGTGCAACACCATTCATCGTTGGAATTTTGGCCATTTTATGACGATCTTGTGCTTCAAAGAAGCCATGATAGAGTAAGGATTCGACGGGCGAATCTTGATTCTCAGTTTCAAAAGGAGAGGGCGCTTGGTAAATCTCGAAGAGTTTATTTTGCAGTAGCGTGCGTTTACTCAATATTCTCTGATAATTCTCGACACAGTAAGCTTCATCGAGCTTAGGATTGGGAAGTGTCTTGAGAATAGAAGCGGGGGCTAAAATCGGTGCGCGATTGAGATAAATCCCCTTGAGTGGAATACGGGATTCCCCTTCAAGTAGTTCACTGCTTGGTTTGTACATCCTCTTGGCGATTGTTTGACTATCGAGCGTTAAGAGTGGCTCGATATCGCCCATTAGATCAATGGTGATCAATTGATTCTTATTTTGAGGGTGAAAGAAGAGCGGCATAATAAGTGAGTAGTAATCACGCGCA contains:
- the msbA gene encoding lipid A export permease/ATP-binding protein MsbA — encoded protein: MVKQKSLGLYKRILSYSFQYPLIVVTALTCVILGGFSEAGLFWLLKPILDQGFVEKNSLFIKMMPWMVVGAFICMSALNFAGSFGMQWVSQQVITKLRLQMYDKILHLPQRDYDQHSTGYFMSKLTFDIAQLMAVSSMTLVSIIKDSAVILGLIIVMFVNDWVITLMVFLMAPILYLILRYVSRRLRGIARTMQGHMGEFNHVLEEGIRGQKEVKLFNAYEQMNNRFRKVNHHLRHLSMKSLVASQLASPISQVFLVIFIAMVIWYASNQATEDAITIGSFLSLLAAMVGMLTPIKRLVSMNESLQRGAAGAEGVFGILDAEPEENHGTMILPKVNGHIVYNNVKFQYERSEQLALKGIDLEILPKETVALVGASGSGKSTFANLLSRFYSVTEGEILLDGHRIEEIELMDYRSYISYVGQHVILFADTIANNINFGNTHCTRADIERAAKLANAADFIEALPQGYDTVIGENGAKLSGGQRQRIAIARALLKDAPILIFDEATSSLDNESEYAIQKALKSISAEKTTIIIAHRLSTIEHADKIVVFNQGEIVEIGRHEELLEKGGFYAKLYRVDKQEEAV
- the pal gene encoding peptidoglycan-associated lipoprotein Pal, whose product is MGKLMVRGISVLLCSALIAACSTTGSGLSGENGGGQGYGYGYNNGPTSTYYDADYGKRGTADRIIYFDFDSDRLRAESYDVVKAHADELKRNPNRGVWLEGHTDDRGSHEYNMGLGERRANSVKSLMLQSGANPNQIRVRSYGKEMPAVSGYDEAAWAQNRRVEIVY
- a CDS encoding ComF family protein, whose product is MLLDYLLPRYCNNCSHRLKTTIIPHLCPQCAGDIQPAERKCIFCDTEGLFLCHFCKRLYPYLADVAICCQYSGPIKQLIKSFKYQLKPYLSETLTTLTEQYAGQFLQQLPANTLIIPMPSDRIRVAQRGFNPPALISKALARKYQQHYSDQILQKRAFSLPQAHLSFDERLDNHHNSFILNKPLLSKCLDQNQIDNLETPSILFIDDVITTGSSFLRAMEILNNPQPKSVYALFIAQSPFEK
- the sbcB gene encoding exodeoxyribonuclease I; the encoded protein is MTATFFFYDLETFGLNPKEDRIAQFAGVRTDRDFNIIGEPINLYCQPPEEYIPDPESILVTGITPQEAMEKGLPEAEFARQIHALFSEPNTCILGYNNIRFDDEMIRYLFYRNFIDPYAYTWQNGNSRWDLLDVVRATYAFRPEGIEWPQNKDGTVSLRLEHLSKANNLQHEKAHDALSDVYATIGMAQLISQKQPKLFNYYFEHRKARDLQPLIDFERLTPLLHVSGMFGYARDYYSLIMPLFFHPQNKNQLITIDLMGDIEPLLTLDSQTIAKRMYKPSSELLEGESRIPLKGIYLNRAPILAPASILKTLPNPKLDEAYCVENYQRILSKRTLLQNKLFEIYQAPSPFETENQDSPVESLLYHGFFEAQDRHKMAKIPTMNGVALRDFEFNFHDPRLEPLLFIYRARNFFATLYTDEQTQWQNYVRLKRTYFINEYQAKFNTLLQEAETAGNEQQIALLRSLLPLYQSQ
- a CDS encoding endonuclease/exonuclease/phosphatase family protein, with amino-acid sequence MPMPPATTLTIASCNLHNLHENSHPDKIAHLIKAITEDLQLPDIIALQEIGSQTLNIEGEAIAIVADIIIDAIKTSTQTTYRYIDIPPRQNSSGGAQDLNIRPAFLVKDHITICNYHNHIGDVSAFEGNLECTYRPSRKPLLLTAMTDLGPLTLINCHLKSQMMPTKQEKRIAKRQRNEQASAIRSFYEKNNKHPIIVLGDFNDTPNSDTLKILTGERLISMWQSYNGKLYTTHYKQCPIVLDYILIPKTISYQNPQVHHLNTNLKYPYRFSDHDPITIEITALQTGNSE
- a CDS encoding OmpA family protein, which produces MKKQLIIAALAGLFATSTAVAATDSLIDRQGDFVKDRQGECVLVKDGVPGCGVVIQDLTFSADTFFDFDKATLRPQGRELLNKVAAELVKNENGVKSISLTGFTDSVGSAAYNQKLSLRRADSVRDYLIERGVSPSLITAQGDGISYTFDNATAEGRAKNRRVDVKIEAVRKVNVD